In Nicotiana tabacum cultivar K326 chromosome 11, ASM71507v2, whole genome shotgun sequence, a single window of DNA contains:
- the LOC107828985 gene encoding pumilio homolog 4-like, with protein sequence MTTQSVEDNSVLSKLNVSNGDNMMAPNSNGNLKGKNCLESELESILLKQQQQQHQHNRDLVGERERDLNMSRSGSAPPTVEGSLNAVGSLFKNSNLAQSSGNNSNNNGNSTSSEILTEEQIRSHPAYLAYYYSNVNLNPRLPPPLLSREDWRIAQRIEQGGNSSLFAMQPGFPTQRAENEMINLRKTAARNLSRGTLEPSSGIGVRKKSFADIVQEGLDQPARSSADLSHSPSTETTEALHTGKAPPGFSGVEKVQNPKPCHPNSFTSAIGSSQRSRTPEPHPFRKSPSPQLSVGHGDGIDIAFLSQLHYNDNMQQPWFQIRVSNGYMQGDHQQFMEYCGAEKLATASEFADLVKDKYVLRDHNSTFYVDGRANFLRTLSPEFVSQKSNVQHQVNNYQNVDSTGYIPGGYKYNQKLNLALNGNLGVQLNGVSANGRHLRSDSKEATQYLQKTSVDNSSKGRNLVGASHGNTDLKVLGTMYADTSLPQQKQQYPSSFLHNCYSLRDQYHSTHALGSGIIPCQENKLANSWHSDNVAEGRVVPSLLDDLKNNPRSLDLLDVLNHVVEFSKDQYGSRFIQKKLETATVEEKMKILPEILPHAHSLMTDVFGNYVIQKFLEHGTESQRKELARQLIGHVLPLSLQMYGCRVIQKALEVFDVELQTKMVTELDGYVMKCVRDQNGNHVIQKCIEHVPQDRIHFIVASFFGQVVSLSTHPYGCRVIQRVLEHCNDSKTQKIIMDEIMQAVGTLVLDQYGNYVIQHVLQHGKPHERSVIIDKLTGQIVKMSQHKYASNVVEKCLIFATPEERQLLVNEMLGSTQENEPLQAMMKDPFGNYVVQKVFETCDDQSRELILSRIRIHLTALKKYTYGKHIVSRVEKLIATGEKHVALSSNSSRGNPVFKN encoded by the exons ATGACAACACAGAGTGTGGAGGATAACAGTGTGCTGTCCAAATTGAATGTAAGTAATGGTGATAATATGATGGCACCAAATTCAAATGGGAATTTAAAGGGCAAGAACTGTTTGGAGAGTGAGCTCGAATCGATACTTCtaaagcagcagcagcagcaacatcaACATAATCGCGATTTAGTTGGTGAAAGGGAGAGAGATTTGAATATGTCAAGAAGTGGTAGTGCTCCTCCTACTGTTGAAGGATCATTGAATGCTGTTGGAAGTTTGTTTAAGAATTCCAATTTAGCACAATCTAGTGGTAATAACAGTAACAACAATGGTAATTCCACTAGTAGTGAAATTTTGACAGAAGAACAAATTCGATCACATCCAGCGTACTTAGCATATTATTACTCAAATGTCAATCTTAATCCAAGATTGCCCCCACCATTGTTATCTCGAGAGGATTGGAGAATCGCTCAGAGGATTGAACAAGGTGGAAATTCATCCTTGTTCGCGATGCAGCCTGGTTTTCCTACACAGAGAGCAGAAAATGAAATGATAAATCTGAGGAAGACTGCTGCGAGGAATCTTTCACGAGGAACGTTGGAACCAAGCTCTGGAATTGGTGTAAGGAAAAAGAGTTTCGCGGACATAGTTCAG GAAGGACTTGACCAACCTGCACGCTCATCCGCTGATCTTTCACACTCTCCAAGCACAGAAACCACAGAGGCATTGCATACCGGAAAAGCTCCCCCCGGCTTTTCTGGAGtggaaaaagttcaaaatcctaAGCCATGTCACCCTAACTCTTTCACATCTGCGATAGGTTCATCACAAAGGAGTAGAACACCTGAGCCTCATCCATTTAGAAAATCACCTAGTCCTCAGCTTTCAGTTGGCCACGGTGATGGAATTGACATTGCCTTTTTATCTCAACTTCACTACAATGATAATATGCAGCAACCTTGGTTTCAAATTAGAGTATCAAACGGTTATATGCAGGGTGATCACCAACAGTTTATGGAATACTGTGGAGCTGAAAAATTGGCTACAGCTTCTGAGTTTGCTGATCTTGTAAAAGATAAATATGTTTTAAGGGACCATAATTCTACCTTCTACGTAGATGGACGTGCAAATTTCCTAAGGACATTGAGTCCTGAGTTTGTGAGTCAAAAATCTAATGTCCAGCACCAAGTCAATAATTATCAAAATGTTGATTCTACGGGATATATACCTGGTGGATACAAATACAATCAGAAGCTGAACCTGGCGTTGAATGGCAATCTTG GTGTTCAGTTAAATGGTGTCAGCGCGAATGGACGCCATTTGAGGAGCGACAGCAAGGAGGCTACCCAATACCTGCAGAAAACTTCTGTAGATAATTCTTCAAAGGGAAGAAATTTGGTTGGAGCTTCTCATGGCAATACAGATTTAAAAGTTCTTGGAACAATGTATGCTGACACATCACTCCCGCAACAGAAGCAACAATATCCCTCGTCCTTTCTACATAATTGTTACAGCTTAAGGGATCAGTATCATTCAACTCATGCTCTTGGCTCAGGTATTATACCGTGTCAAGAAAATAAGTTAGCGAATTCATGGCATTCAGATAATGTTGCTGAAGGAAGGGTTGTTCCGTCCTTGCTGGACGATCTCAAGAACAATCCCAGGTCGTTGGATCTTTTGGACGTTCTCAATCATGTCGTAGAATTCAG TAAGGATCAGTATGGGAGTCGATTTATTCAAAAGAAGCTGGAAACTGCCACTGTTGAAGAAAAGATGAAGATATTACCAGAAATTCTTCCTCATGCTCACAGTTTAATGACCGATGTCTTTGGAAATTATGTCATTCAGAAG TTCCTTGAGCATGGAACAGAGAGTCAAAGAAAGGAATTAGCGAGGCAACTTATTGGTCATGTTTTGCCTCTGAGTCTTCAAATGTATGGATGCAGAGTTATTCAGAAG GCTTTGGAGGTCTTTGATGTGGAACTGCAGACTAAAATGGTTACAGAACTGGATGGCTATGTAATGAAATGTGTTCGTGATCAAAACGGTAATCATGTTATTCAAAAGTGCATAGAACATGTACCTCAAGATAGAATTCATTTCATTGTAGCTTCCTTCTTTGGGCAAGTTGTGTCTTTGTCTACACATCCTTATGGTTGCCGTGTAATTCAG AGAGTTCTTGAGCACTGTAACGACTCAAAGACACAAAAGATTATTATGGACGAAATAATGCAAGCTGTTGGCACTCTAGTGTTGGATCAGTATGGAAACTATGTCATTCAG CATGTACTCCAACACGGTAAACCACACGAGAGGTCTGTTATAATAGACAAACTTACTGGACAAATTGTAAAGATGAGTCAGCACAAATATGCTTCTAACGTCGTTGAGAAGTGCTTGATCTTTGCAACGCCAGAGGAGCGTCAACTCCTGGTGAATGAGATGCTTGGTTCGACACAAGAAAATGAGCCTCTACAG GCTATGATGAAGGATCCTTTCGGAAACTATGTAGTGCAGAAGGTTTTCGAGACATGTGATGATCAGAGCCGCGAGCTAATTCTTTCTCGCATTAGAATACACCTTACTGCTCTCAAGAAGTACACTTATGGAAAACACATTGTATCTCGCGTTGAAAAGCTCATCGCAACAGGAG AGAAACACGTTGCTTTATCTTCGAATTCTTCTCGAGGCAATCCAGTTTTCAAGAATTGA